The segment GATCACTCTTTCAAATGTCACCAAACCCTCCTAGAGCTTGATTTCTAGATTAATATACTCCAACTATTAACTAATCATCTTTGGATTCAGGTAAGATTAATTTGCACATACAGACATATTGCATGGCTCTGAgctcttatattttaaagtaagttaaaTTTAGCATCATATTTGGCTTTATCTTTTTACTCCTTGGTTAATGATGAGACTGGTCAAGGGAAGCCTGCACAGGCACTTCAGTGTTTCAGACACTCACCGTGAATGGTCTTACTTTTACCCACAGAAGGGATCATTCTGTCACAATTCATTTTGTGTCTCCGACATTTCACCTCAAACAATAAAAATGCCTACCTACCTAAGTTGCTTCCAACTTACTATTATAATGGATATTCCAATGCATCTTTGtacataatattttaacattcaaaatattctCCTTATGCTCTACGGTGAAAGTCAGGCTCTAAACAGTCTCAAGAGTCTCAGTAAAAAATCGCCAAAATGTCATTTAGGGGAGTTCGTACCAACTTAAATGTCCAAATAGCAAGATTGTCCGCTTAGCTAACAAAATAGTTGATATTGTAAGAGCTCAGTGTTACTGATAAGTATTTGCAAATCAGACAGGATCACTTTATCGTTTGCAAAGCAACTCACATACACATTTTACTTATGAACCTCATTTCCAGGCTGTTGAGCTGCTTGAAAAGAAAGGCCCCATCATTTAAATGCAGGTGGGGCTCTGACTGTCCGTATTTGATTCCATCTGCTGACAAGTGGCCTTGCTGAAAACATGGATCCGGAGAATCAGACAGGGGTGGCCGAGTTCTATTTCTCCGATTTCCCTCCATTTGGGAATGGCAGCCTCTTACTCTTCACTCCTCTGCTCTTTATTTATGCGTTCATTATTGTGGGAAACTTCACCATCTTCTCTGCTGTCCGGCTGGACACCCGCCTCCACAACCCCATGTACAATCTCATCAGCACCTTCTCCTTCCTGGAGGTCTGGTACACCACAGCCACCATCCCCAAGATGCTCTCCAACCTCATCAGTGAGAAGAAGACCATCTCTTTCACTGGCTGCCTCCTGCAGATGTATTTCTTCCACTCGCTTGGGGTCACAGAAGCCCTAGTCCTCACGGTGATGGCCATCGACAGGTACATTGCCATCTGCAACCCCCTCCGCTATGCAATCATTATGACCCCTCGGCTATGTGTCCAGCTTTCCACCGGGTCTTGCATCTTTGGCTTCCTTATGCTGCTGCCAGAGATTGTGTGGATTTCTACTCTTCCCTTCTGTGGCCCCAACCAAATCCATCAACTCTTCTGTGACTTTGAACCCGTGCTGCGCTTGGCCTGTACAGACACGTCCATGATTCTGGTTGAAGACGTGATCCATGCTATTTCCATCCTGACTTCTGTGACTGTCATCAGCCTTTCGTATTTAAGAATCATCACAGTGATCCTGAGGATTCCCTCAGGGGCGAGCCGTCAGAAGGCGTTCTCCACTTGTGCGGCCCACATTActattttcttgctgttttttgGCAGCGTGGCCCTCATGTACCTGCGCTTCTCTGTCACGTTCCCACCTCTACTGGACAAGGCCATTGCACTGATGTTTGCTGTCCTTGCCCCGCTTTTCAACCCAATAATTTATAGCCTGAGGAACAAAGACATGAAAGATGCCATCAGGAAAGTTCTCTGTTTCCGATCAATGTTCAATGTCTCTGGTAGCCAATGAGAGTTCACAGGCATCTGTTCAAATATCTCCCTCCGTTTAAAATGCTAACAAATCAGTTTCTAAAATTACCACGTACACTTTTCATGTTGCTGTTTGggcatttttttccagctttctaaACTAGGAACTATTATTTGATCTGAGAGAGGAGGTCTTCTGTGATTCACCCATCGTTACATCATTTACAGATTataatgggatatttttccacTTTGGAGCTCTACATAGCATGGTATTATCTTCTTCAAATCAAAGGAGAATATGAGGCTGaataataatcatatttatttcttacacATTTGAAAACTCTCCTTTCCTGCTCTTTTATTCTATATTCACAATAGTCTtacatcagggtttttttttttttttttttttttttcagtttaaaaaattaacaagaggggatccttgggtggctcagcggtttagcaccaccttgggctcgggctcagggtgtgatcctggagtcccgggatcgagtcccacgttggcctccttgcatggagtctgcttctccctctgcctgtgtctctgcctctctctgcatgcctcatgaataaataaataaaatcttataaaaattaaaaattaacaagatgtgCAGCAGTGAGATGGATTTGGCCTGCATGAGAAACCCTAGTTCCTAAA is part of the Canis lupus dingo isolate Sandy chromosome 38, ASM325472v2, whole genome shotgun sequence genome and harbors:
- the LOC112642831 gene encoding olfactory receptor 6K3-like, with the protein product MDPENQTGVAEFYFSDFPPFGNGSLLLFTPLLFIYAFIIVGNFTIFSAVRLDTRLHNPMYNLISTFSFLEVWYTTATIPKMLSNLISEKKTISFTGCLLQMYFFHSLGVTEALVLTVMAIDRYIAICNPLRYAIIMTPRLCVQLSTGSCIFGFLMLLPEIVWISTLPFCGPNQIHQLFCDFEPVLRLACTDTSMILVEDVIHAISILTSVTVISLSYLRIITVILRIPSGASRQKAFSTCAAHITIFLLFFGSVALMYLRFSVTFPPLLDKAIALMFAVLAPLFNPIIYSLRNKDMKDAIRKVLCFRSMFNVSGSQ